One part of the Sorangiineae bacterium MSr11954 genome encodes these proteins:
- a CDS encoding response regulator, with the protein MSHNPGPVSPSASPPQDPEKPKRKILERLHILVVEDDRDSRSLIARFLRQAGARVTAVADAYEALEVIRQVRPDLLLSDIAMPGMDGHALIRQVRSSPSLFGFGSLVPAIALSAYAAHDDRVSALGAGFDEHLAKPVDFAAMLATITRVVNEKRAQGERKTDRPKR; encoded by the coding sequence ATGAGCCACAATCCAGGCCCTGTGTCGCCTTCGGCGAGCCCCCCGCAGGACCCCGAGAAGCCGAAGCGAAAGATTTTGGAGCGCCTCCACATCCTGGTGGTGGAGGACGATAGGGACTCGCGCTCGCTCATCGCGCGCTTCCTTCGCCAAGCGGGGGCCCGCGTGACCGCGGTCGCCGACGCGTACGAGGCGCTGGAGGTCATCCGTCAGGTTCGTCCGGATCTGCTGCTCTCCGACATTGCCATGCCCGGCATGGACGGCCACGCGTTGATCCGCCAGGTGCGGAGCTCCCCTTCCCTTTTCGGCTTTGGCTCCCTGGTGCCCGCGATTGCTCTGAGCGCCTATGCCGCGCACGACGATCGCGTCTCCGCCCTCGGCGCGGGCTTCGACGAGCACCTGGCCAAACCGGTGGACTTTGCGGCCATGCTGGCCACCATCACCCGGGTCGTGAACGAAAAACGCGCCCAGGGCGAGCGCAAGACGGACCGTCCGAAGCGTTGA
- a CDS encoding Smr/MutS family protein translates to MSAGYPTLEAACPAKTRADLEWDRVLSAIASRCQGEMGQAEALVLPFAQTRDELRTRLAEAKEAFTGLASGEPLPIEATFDAGDAIRRLKVGGALGPVELRGIGNMLTAARTLRRYLHQRRATYPALYAACATDPTLDALAEEVAGSFDPDGTLSDRASPALSRLRAERQVARQRMITRLEDLMGRYERVLQERFITEREGRYVLPVRADAHERFPGLVHATSASGSTIFVEPRAVIPMGNRLKMLDAEVEREEIAVYTRLSSLLADALPSLEACRAAIARADVLAAIARLGEELALVFPEVVDEPRLDLRQARHPLLALDGTQVVPSDLSIVAGRAVVVSGPNAGGKTVALKTMGLAALMVRAGLPVACDEGSTVGIFDVVVSDVGDDQNLSKNLSTFSAHVSNLRDILDAAHRGALVLLDELAGGTDPREGEALAAGVLDSLCARGGAVVVTTHYEGLKALALADDRFQNASVGFDLSTMEPTFRVTIGIPGSSSALAVARRFGMPSTVIERAERFLSREDQSFETLVKRLHEERAALELARSAAVTREREADEARARLDDEIARTRAQEARIVSREAEALLTSLRRAKDDLREAQARLRAKKLDEAQLRDAERAIQRVSGAVALGGELEGIVARPERARGDAGESRRALSPGEVRRGTRVYVPRLRAEAEVVEVSGESVRVSAGALKLNVPLGELRSAAPEPAPAAAPPGAGKAGKEPAPRNEPAIATKDNTCDLRGLRVDDALALATSFLDRCLNDRRPVAFLVHGHGTGALRDALRKELKSSSYVAHLRAGTHDEGGDGVTVVWLS, encoded by the coding sequence TTGAGCGCTGGATATCCCACATTGGAAGCTGCGTGCCCGGCGAAAACGCGGGCGGACCTCGAGTGGGACCGCGTGCTCTCCGCCATTGCTTCACGCTGCCAGGGCGAGATGGGCCAGGCCGAAGCGCTCGTGCTTCCCTTTGCCCAGACGCGCGACGAGCTGCGCACCCGCCTCGCGGAGGCCAAAGAAGCGTTTACGGGCCTGGCCTCCGGCGAGCCTCTGCCGATCGAAGCCACCTTCGACGCAGGCGACGCCATCCGTCGTTTGAAGGTGGGCGGCGCGCTCGGCCCCGTCGAGCTTCGCGGCATCGGCAACATGCTCACCGCCGCGCGCACCTTGCGGCGCTACCTGCACCAACGCCGCGCCACCTACCCCGCGCTCTACGCGGCGTGCGCCACCGATCCCACCCTCGACGCGCTGGCCGAGGAAGTGGCCGGTTCGTTCGATCCGGACGGCACCTTGTCGGACCGCGCCAGCCCGGCGCTGAGCCGCCTTCGCGCCGAACGCCAGGTGGCGCGCCAGCGCATGATCACGCGCTTGGAGGACTTGATGGGGCGCTACGAGCGCGTCCTCCAAGAGCGCTTCATCACCGAGCGCGAGGGCCGCTACGTGCTGCCCGTCCGCGCCGATGCCCACGAGCGCTTCCCGGGGCTGGTGCACGCCACCAGCGCCAGCGGGTCCACCATCTTCGTCGAGCCGCGCGCGGTCATCCCCATGGGCAACCGCCTCAAGATGCTCGACGCCGAGGTCGAGCGCGAAGAGATCGCGGTCTACACGCGTCTCTCGTCCCTCTTGGCCGACGCGCTGCCCAGCCTCGAGGCGTGCCGCGCGGCCATCGCCCGGGCCGACGTGCTCGCGGCCATCGCGCGCCTCGGCGAGGAGCTCGCGCTGGTGTTCCCCGAGGTCGTGGACGAGCCGCGGCTCGATCTGCGCCAGGCGAGGCACCCGCTCTTGGCGCTCGATGGCACCCAGGTCGTGCCGAGCGATCTCTCCATCGTCGCCGGCCGCGCGGTGGTGGTGAGCGGCCCGAACGCCGGCGGCAAGACGGTGGCGCTCAAGACCATGGGGCTCGCGGCGCTCATGGTTCGCGCGGGGCTCCCGGTCGCGTGCGACGAGGGGAGCACCGTCGGCATCTTCGACGTGGTCGTGAGCGACGTGGGGGACGATCAGAACCTCTCGAAGAACCTCTCCACCTTCAGCGCGCACGTCTCCAACCTGCGCGACATCCTCGATGCTGCGCACCGCGGCGCGCTGGTCCTGCTCGACGAGCTCGCGGGCGGCACCGATCCCCGCGAGGGCGAGGCGCTGGCCGCCGGCGTGCTCGACTCGCTCTGCGCGCGCGGCGGCGCCGTGGTGGTGACCACCCACTACGAAGGGCTCAAGGCCCTCGCCCTGGCCGACGATCGCTTCCAGAACGCCTCGGTGGGCTTCGACCTGTCCACCATGGAGCCCACCTTCCGCGTCACCATCGGCATCCCCGGGAGCTCCAGCGCCCTGGCCGTGGCCCGCCGCTTCGGCATGCCGAGCACGGTCATCGAGCGCGCCGAGCGCTTCCTCTCGCGCGAAGATCAAAGCTTCGAGACCTTGGTGAAGCGCCTGCACGAAGAGCGGGCCGCCCTGGAGCTCGCGCGCAGCGCCGCCGTCACCCGCGAGCGCGAGGCCGACGAAGCCCGCGCGCGCCTCGACGACGAGATCGCCCGAACGCGCGCGCAAGAGGCGCGCATCGTCTCGCGCGAGGCGGAGGCGCTGCTCACGAGCTTGCGCCGCGCCAAGGACGATCTGCGCGAGGCGCAAGCCCGCTTGCGCGCCAAGAAGCTCGACGAGGCCCAGCTGCGCGACGCGGAGCGGGCCATCCAGCGCGTCTCGGGCGCCGTCGCCTTGGGCGGCGAGCTCGAAGGGATCGTCGCGCGCCCGGAGAGAGCGCGCGGTGACGCGGGGGAGTCGCGCCGCGCGCTCTCGCCGGGCGAGGTCCGCCGAGGCACCCGCGTCTACGTTCCGCGCCTTCGCGCCGAGGCCGAGGTGGTCGAGGTCTCGGGCGAGTCGGTGCGCGTGTCGGCGGGGGCGCTCAAGTTGAACGTGCCCCTGGGCGAGCTTCGCTCCGCCGCGCCGGAGCCGGCACCCGCGGCCGCACCGCCCGGCGCGGGCAAAGCCGGAAAAGAACCCGCGCCGCGAAACGAGCCGGCCATCGCCACCAAGGACAACACGTGCGATCTGCGCGGGCTGCGGGTCGACGACGCGCTGGCGCTGGCCACCTCGTTCCTCGACCGATGCCTCAACGATCGCCGCCCGGTCGCCTTCCTGGTGCACGGCCACGGCACCGGCGCGCTGCGCGATGCCCTGCGCAAGGAGCTGAAATCGAGCTCTTACGTCGCCCACTTGCGCGCGGGGACGCACGACGAAGGCGGCGACGGCGTCACCGTCGTGTGGCTCAGTTAG
- a CDS encoding TetR/AcrR family transcriptional regulator, whose translation MNGRKDQPTDPARSLALLWGSQAKPGRSGLQVCSIVAAAIELADAKGLDAVSMRQVADVLEVGTMSLYTHVPGKGELTDLMIDTVCGELYEDVEAPSRQPGWREALRFIALRNWETFQKHPWLLDIVGRPVLGPNGSLKYEAELRPLEGLGLTDVEMDSVLSLILTHVEGAARVRANAARVQRESGMTDLEWWVATAPILEKIVDPGRFPLATRVGMSAGIAYQASSNPDAVHFGLERILDGVALLITERQRGREARGPDGG comes from the coding sequence GTGAACGGGAGGAAGGACCAACCGACGGACCCTGCCCGCAGCCTCGCGCTGCTATGGGGATCGCAAGCCAAGCCGGGGAGGTCGGGGCTTCAGGTGTGCTCCATCGTCGCGGCGGCCATCGAGCTGGCCGACGCCAAAGGGCTCGACGCCGTGTCGATGCGGCAGGTGGCCGATGTGCTGGAGGTGGGCACCATGTCGCTCTACACGCACGTCCCCGGCAAGGGCGAGCTGACGGATCTGATGATCGACACCGTGTGCGGGGAGCTCTACGAGGACGTGGAGGCGCCCTCGCGGCAGCCGGGATGGCGCGAGGCTCTTCGCTTCATCGCCTTGCGCAACTGGGAAACGTTCCAGAAGCACCCCTGGCTGCTCGACATCGTGGGGCGCCCGGTGCTCGGCCCCAATGGCTCGCTCAAATACGAGGCGGAGCTGCGCCCGCTCGAGGGCCTCGGGCTCACCGACGTCGAGATGGACTCGGTGCTGTCGTTGATCCTGACCCACGTCGAAGGCGCCGCGCGCGTCCGCGCCAACGCCGCGCGCGTGCAGCGCGAGAGCGGGATGACCGACTTGGAGTGGTGGGTGGCCACGGCGCCCATCCTCGAGAAAATCGTGGATCCGGGGCGGTTTCCGCTGGCCACTCGGGTCGGGATGTCCGCGGGCATCGCCTACCAAGCTTCGTCGAACCCCGACGCGGTCCACTTCGGGCTCGAGCGGATCTTGGACGGGGTCGCGCTGCTCATCACGGAGCGGCAGCGCGGACGCGAGGCGCGCGGGCCGGACGGCGGCTAA
- a CDS encoding thiamine pyrophosphate-dependent enzyme, with translation MAYVHGGRIVAQALKRHGTTHLFTLCGGHIQAIYDGCLDERIRVVDTRHEQTAGHAADGYARVTGRPGVCAVTAGPGVTDVVTAVANAHRAGVPMIVIGGAGPRLLTDMGSLQDMDHVTLMRPITKWSVQVPETRRIAEYIDAAFRVAQAGVPGPVFLEMPLDLLMNVHDDADVPATAPFVEPPRPAGDARAIERAAALLREAQRPCFLVGSQIKWSPLREAVARAADAFEVPFYLNGMARGALPSQHAGLFSRSRRFALGQADVVFVFGTPFDFRVDYGRTPTWADGVKIVQVDLEGAELGRNRRVEIGIHGDSGLVLDQLVRALPSKKAPEWLAAVRADEKKRREKMEAEIGSNDSPPNPLRVCAELGKRLHPNDIVVGDGGDFVATAAYVLKLEWPQLWMDPGPLGTLGVGPGYAMAAKLARPDANVVLVYGDGSFGLHAMEFEAMARQNIPVIAVIGNDAGWTQIRRGQVDIYGEERAVATALDYTRYEKVVEACGGFGAYVEKVEELGPALDAAFACGKPACVNVKIAKSDFRKGAISV, from the coding sequence ATGGCTTACGTTCACGGCGGTCGCATTGTCGCCCAAGCCCTCAAGCGTCATGGCACGACTCATCTTTTCACCCTTTGCGGAGGCCATATCCAGGCGATTTACGACGGCTGCCTCGATGAGCGGATCCGTGTCGTCGATACGCGCCACGAGCAGACCGCCGGCCACGCGGCCGATGGGTATGCGCGGGTCACCGGACGGCCCGGTGTTTGCGCGGTGACCGCAGGGCCCGGGGTGACCGATGTGGTCACGGCCGTGGCCAACGCCCATCGCGCCGGGGTGCCCATGATTGTCATTGGTGGCGCGGGCCCCCGGCTTCTGACCGATATGGGGTCCCTTCAGGACATGGATCATGTGACCTTGATGCGCCCCATTACCAAGTGGAGCGTTCAAGTACCCGAGACGCGTCGCATTGCCGAGTACATCGATGCCGCATTTCGCGTCGCGCAGGCAGGCGTGCCAGGCCCCGTCTTCTTGGAGATGCCCCTCGATCTGTTGATGAACGTGCACGACGATGCCGATGTGCCCGCAACGGCGCCCTTCGTCGAGCCGCCGCGCCCGGCGGGCGATGCGCGCGCGATCGAGCGGGCCGCGGCCTTGCTTCGCGAGGCGCAGCGCCCCTGTTTTCTCGTGGGATCGCAGATCAAATGGTCGCCGCTGCGCGAGGCGGTGGCGCGCGCGGCCGACGCGTTCGAGGTCCCGTTCTACCTCAATGGAATGGCGCGCGGTGCGCTGCCGTCGCAGCACGCGGGGCTCTTTTCGCGCTCGCGCCGATTTGCGCTGGGCCAAGCCGACGTGGTGTTCGTGTTTGGCACGCCATTCGATTTTCGCGTCGATTATGGACGAACCCCGACATGGGCGGACGGGGTGAAGATCGTGCAGGTCGATCTGGAGGGGGCCGAGCTCGGACGCAATCGGCGGGTCGAAATTGGGATTCATGGCGACAGCGGGTTGGTGCTCGACCAACTCGTGCGCGCCCTTCCCTCGAAGAAGGCCCCCGAGTGGCTGGCGGCCGTGCGCGCCGACGAGAAGAAGCGGCGCGAAAAGATGGAGGCGGAGATTGGGTCGAACGACTCGCCGCCCAATCCGCTGCGGGTGTGCGCCGAGCTGGGAAAGCGTTTGCACCCGAACGATATCGTGGTGGGCGACGGCGGCGACTTCGTGGCGACGGCCGCGTACGTGCTCAAGCTGGAGTGGCCGCAGTTGTGGATGGACCCGGGGCCGCTCGGGACCCTGGGCGTGGGCCCCGGTTATGCCATGGCCGCCAAGTTGGCGCGCCCGGATGCCAACGTCGTTCTCGTGTACGGCGACGGCAGCTTCGGGCTGCACGCGATGGAGTTCGAGGCGATGGCGCGCCAGAACATTCCGGTCATCGCCGTGATTGGAAATGACGCCGGCTGGACGCAGATCCGCCGCGGGCAGGTGGACATTTATGGGGAGGAGCGCGCGGTGGCGACGGCGCTCGATTACACGCGCTACGAGAAGGTGGTGGAGGCGTGCGGCGGCTTCGGGGCGTACGTGGAGAAGGTGGAGGAGCTCGGCCCGGCGCTCGATGCCGCGTTCGCCTGCGGTAAACCCGCGTGCGTCAATGTGAAGATCGCCAAGAGCGACTTTCGCAAAGGGGCGATCAGCGTCTGA
- a CDS encoding efflux RND transporter periplasmic adaptor subunit — MSEQLSNDLLSLKIERGSKPERKSGRSLVLIVGVAAAMGVGVVAYTVAAPYIEAKFFKTKVDVTEVAMVSPAQATIELSATGYVVPQVSARIGAKVIGKISKNYIREGSRVKAGDPLFDLDVTDQKSAIAAAQARYAAAVAKARASRAQTREVQQQLAREKKLVASGAVAPANSQDLEARTSALNATAAAMEAEAQAQKAEVHALTVGLGNYRIVAPIDGTVVNKPVQVGTTLNFELPLLELVDFDSLLIEADVPEGKMSTIKKDGPCEVVLDAFPGKRIRAVVVEVSPKLNRAKATGTVKIKMIDPAEGVLPEMSARVSFLNKALDEGQLKEPSRKIVPSSAIVDRGGAKVVFAIEGEKVRQQPVELGAPFANGFELKNGPPPGTMLVKDPSPTLSDGQEIKRN, encoded by the coding sequence ATGTCGGAACAGCTATCGAACGATCTTTTGTCGCTGAAAATCGAACGCGGCTCCAAGCCAGAGCGGAAGAGCGGGCGTTCCTTGGTCCTCATCGTAGGTGTGGCGGCCGCGATGGGGGTCGGCGTCGTCGCCTATACGGTCGCGGCCCCTTACATCGAGGCAAAATTCTTCAAAACCAAGGTGGATGTCACCGAGGTCGCCATGGTGTCGCCCGCGCAAGCCACCATCGAGCTGAGTGCAACCGGCTATGTCGTTCCCCAGGTCAGCGCCCGCATCGGCGCCAAGGTGATCGGTAAGATATCGAAAAATTACATAAGGGAGGGATCGCGGGTCAAGGCGGGGGATCCCCTGTTCGACCTCGACGTGACCGACCAAAAGAGCGCCATCGCCGCGGCCCAAGCCCGTTACGCCGCCGCGGTGGCCAAGGCGCGCGCATCGCGGGCGCAGACCCGAGAGGTGCAGCAGCAGCTCGCCCGCGAGAAGAAGCTCGTGGCCTCCGGCGCGGTCGCGCCCGCGAACTCGCAAGATCTCGAGGCGCGCACCAGCGCGTTGAACGCGACGGCCGCCGCCATGGAGGCGGAGGCGCAGGCGCAAAAGGCGGAGGTGCACGCGCTCACGGTGGGGCTCGGGAACTACCGCATCGTCGCCCCCATCGATGGCACGGTCGTGAACAAGCCCGTTCAAGTGGGGACGACCTTGAACTTCGAGCTCCCGCTGCTGGAGCTGGTCGACTTCGACTCGCTCCTCATCGAGGCCGACGTGCCCGAAGGGAAGATGAGCACCATCAAGAAGGATGGCCCGTGTGAGGTCGTGCTGGACGCCTTCCCCGGCAAGCGCATTCGCGCGGTGGTGGTGGAGGTCAGCCCCAAGCTCAATCGCGCAAAGGCCACGGGCACGGTCAAAATCAAGATGATCGACCCGGCGGAGGGCGTGCTGCCCGAGATGAGCGCGAGGGTCAGCTTCCTCAACAAAGCGCTCGACGAGGGGCAGCTCAAGGAGCCTTCGCGCAAAATCGTCCCCTCGTCGGCCATCGTCGATCGGGGGGGCGCGAAAGTGGTATTTGCCATCGAGGGCGAGAAGGTGCGCCAGCAGCCGGTGGAGCTCGGGGCACCGTTCGCCAACGGCTTCGAGTTGAAGAACGGCCCTCCGCCCGGAACCATGTTGGTCAAAGACCCATCACCGACCCTATCGGACGGCCAAGAGATCAAGAGGAACTAA
- a CDS encoding ABC transporter ATP-binding protein yields the protein MQTAAAYRSADTDAIIKLSGIDKTYYRGDEAVKVLDKLSLNIPNGSFEALMGPSGSGKSTLLNLIAGLDRPSAGSIEIGGQRIDSLTEGQLAKWRADNIGFIFQSYNLLPVLTAVENVELPLLLTSVPSGERRKRAETALRIVGLAERMNHYPRQLSGGQEQRVAIARAIVNDPKILVCDEPTGDLDRHSADEILKLLETLNKELNKTIVMVTHDPVAAERAGIVRRLEKGALT from the coding sequence ATGCAGACTGCAGCGGCTTATCGTTCGGCGGATACGGACGCCATCATCAAGCTGAGTGGGATCGACAAGACTTATTATCGCGGCGACGAAGCGGTCAAGGTGCTCGACAAGCTCTCCCTCAATATCCCCAATGGCTCCTTCGAAGCGCTCATGGGCCCCTCCGGCTCGGGCAAGTCGACCCTGCTCAACCTCATCGCCGGCCTCGATCGCCCCAGCGCGGGGTCCATCGAGATCGGGGGTCAGCGCATCGACAGCCTGACCGAGGGTCAGCTGGCCAAATGGCGCGCCGACAACATTGGATTCATCTTTCAGTCGTACAACCTGCTGCCGGTCCTGACGGCGGTGGAGAACGTGGAGCTGCCGCTCCTCCTCACCTCCGTTCCATCCGGTGAGCGGCGCAAGCGCGCGGAGACCGCCCTTCGCATCGTGGGCCTGGCGGAGCGCATGAACCACTACCCGCGCCAGCTCTCGGGCGGTCAAGAGCAGCGCGTGGCCATCGCCCGCGCCATCGTGAACGATCCGAAAATCCTGGTCTGTGACGAGCCGACGGGCGATCTCGATCGCCACAGCGCCGACGAGATCCTGAAGCTGCTGGAGACGCTCAACAAAGAATTGAACAAGACCATCGTCATGGTCACCCACGATCCGGTCGCCGCCGAACGCGCCGGCATCGTCCGCCGCCTCGAAAAAGGCGCGCTGACGTGA
- a CDS encoding ABC transporter permease — MLTIFGVAVPVVAFVLLRTVVWAWEVGAESAAKDRVVTRHKVTFVMTLPHRYVNDLEQHAQELGIKQSTFAVWFGGKDPAHDSEFFATFAVDPKTYLEVYNEMGLAPAQKEAWQKNRKGAIVGDVLARKLNWKVGDKITLQSPFFPDVENWEFVIEGIYDALAKSVDRSSFFFHYDYMNDAVRERSRDQVGWIVSRVNDPSRATEIGTRIDKHFEEQETQTLSQDEGAFTASFLASFSALLKALRLISFVILVIMALILGNTIAMAARERTNEYGVLRAIGFLPKHLVAFVLGESMLLASIGGVLGLLVAYPFVEKGLGRFIEENMGNYFPYFRVTPTTAILAFLASVLVGLLAGAIPAYRVSKLRVVDALRRVA; from the coding sequence GTGTTGACCATCTTCGGCGTCGCCGTGCCGGTGGTGGCCTTCGTTCTTCTGCGCACGGTGGTCTGGGCGTGGGAGGTGGGGGCTGAATCGGCGGCCAAAGATCGGGTGGTGACCCGGCACAAGGTCACGTTCGTCATGACGTTGCCTCACCGGTACGTCAATGATCTCGAGCAGCACGCCCAGGAGCTCGGCATCAAGCAGAGCACCTTCGCGGTGTGGTTCGGCGGCAAGGATCCCGCGCACGACAGCGAATTTTTCGCGACCTTCGCGGTCGACCCCAAGACGTACCTGGAGGTCTACAACGAGATGGGCCTCGCGCCGGCGCAGAAGGAGGCCTGGCAGAAGAACCGCAAGGGGGCCATCGTCGGCGACGTCCTGGCGCGAAAGCTCAATTGGAAGGTCGGCGACAAGATCACGCTCCAATCACCGTTCTTCCCCGACGTGGAGAACTGGGAGTTCGTGATCGAAGGGATTTACGACGCGCTGGCCAAGTCCGTCGATCGTTCGAGCTTCTTCTTCCACTACGACTACATGAACGACGCCGTGCGCGAGCGCAGCCGTGACCAGGTGGGCTGGATCGTGAGCCGCGTGAACGATCCCTCGAGGGCGACGGAGATCGGCACCCGCATCGACAAGCACTTCGAGGAGCAGGAGACGCAGACCTTGAGCCAGGACGAGGGCGCCTTCACCGCCTCGTTCCTCGCGTCCTTCTCGGCGCTCCTCAAGGCGCTGAGGCTCATCTCGTTCGTCATCCTCGTCATCATGGCGCTCATCTTGGGCAACACGATCGCCATGGCGGCGCGCGAGCGAACCAACGAGTACGGCGTGCTGCGGGCGATTGGCTTTTTGCCGAAGCACCTGGTGGCCTTCGTCTTGGGTGAGTCGATGCTCCTGGCCTCCATCGGCGGGGTGCTCGGGCTGCTCGTCGCCTATCCGTTCGTGGAGAAGGGGCTCGGGCGGTTCATCGAGGAGAACATGGGGAACTACTTCCCCTACTTCCGCGTCACCCCCACCACCGCCATCCTCGCCTTTCTCGCGTCCGTCTTGGTCGGTCTTCTCGCGGGGGCCATCCCCGCTTACCGCGTCTCCAAACTGCGCGTGGTCGACGCCCTGCGCCGGGTAGCCTGA
- a CDS encoding FtsX-like permease family protein, protein MIPIRYNLRSLAVRKTTTIATGLGVALVVYVFASALMLAEGIRRTLTTSGSPNAAMVMRKGSDNELSSVVETPTMSLLLAAPGVKREVSLPLGAGEIVAVNAMEKIGANGISNVQLRGVTDVSLKLRPEFKIVEGKAPSPGSDEVLVGERIRGRFRGLEIGQTFELKKNRHAKVVGVFSAGGSSYESEVWVDLEVLRTVFRREGVVSSVHVLLDSPASFDAFRAVVEQDKRLGLLAMREVEYFEKQSEGTSKLLSGLGSIIAFFFAIGAMIGAMITMYAAVANRQREIGTLRALGFPRWSILFSFLLESVSLAIMGGLVGVIPSLLMGFVKISMMNFASWSEIVFEFRPTPEILIGSVVLSGFVGLIGGFFPAVRAARVSAVTAMRA, encoded by the coding sequence ATGATCCCGATTCGGTACAACCTGCGCAGCCTGGCCGTGCGCAAAACCACCACCATCGCGACGGGCCTGGGCGTGGCCCTGGTCGTCTATGTCTTCGCCTCTGCGCTCATGCTCGCCGAGGGCATCCGGCGAACGCTCACCACCTCCGGCAGCCCGAACGCAGCCATGGTCATGCGCAAAGGCAGCGACAACGAGCTGAGTAGCGTGGTCGAAACGCCGACCATGAGCCTCTTGCTCGCCGCGCCCGGGGTGAAGCGCGAGGTCAGCCTGCCGCTCGGCGCGGGCGAGATCGTGGCGGTGAACGCCATGGAGAAGATCGGCGCCAACGGCATCAGCAACGTGCAGCTCCGCGGCGTGACCGACGTGTCGTTGAAGCTGCGGCCGGAGTTCAAGATCGTCGAGGGGAAGGCGCCGTCCCCAGGCAGCGACGAGGTCCTGGTCGGCGAGCGCATTCGCGGGCGCTTTCGTGGCCTCGAGATCGGCCAGACCTTCGAGCTGAAAAAGAACCGCCACGCCAAGGTGGTCGGCGTCTTCTCGGCCGGGGGCTCCTCCTACGAGTCCGAGGTGTGGGTCGATCTCGAGGTCCTGCGCACCGTCTTCCGGCGCGAGGGTGTCGTCTCCTCGGTGCACGTGCTCCTCGACTCGCCGGCCTCGTTCGATGCCTTTCGAGCGGTGGTCGAGCAGGACAAACGGCTCGGGCTCTTGGCCATGCGCGAGGTCGAATACTTCGAGAAGCAGTCGGAGGGGACGAGCAAGCTGCTCTCGGGGCTCGGGAGCATCATCGCCTTCTTCTTCGCCATCGGCGCGATGATCGGCGCCATGATTACCATGTACGCGGCGGTCGCCAACCGTCAGCGGGAGATTGGGACCTTGCGCGCCCTCGGCTTTCCGCGCTGGAGCATCCTGTTCTCCTTCTTGCTCGAGTCGGTCTCCTTGGCGATCATGGGCGGCTTGGTGGGGGTCATTCCCTCGCTCTTGATGGGGTTCGTGAAGATCTCCATGATGAACTTCGCCAGCTGGTCGGAGATCGTCTTCGAGTTCCGGCCGACGCCCGAAATCCTGATTGGGTCGGTCGTCCTCTCGGGCTTCGTCGGCTTGATCGGCGGCTTCTTCCCCGCCGTCCGCGCGGCCCGCGTCTCGGCCGTCACCGCCATGCGCGCCTAA
- a CDS encoding DUF692 family protein, translating into MVKVGVNWTRGVHLPLIQQMVGGRVADFVEVLIDNFLHVEPRAMAEALDGVPVAFHIMHSRFMERGPEDLAFMAGRIRALARELKPIYISDHLLRFSIEGRELIYLPELDYGPAYDGARRAVLAWQDRLESRVLFENYPSVFDAGHEQPAFLESLLRDTGAGLLFDISNAVCAQRNCGLSLSAWDRLVRDTEHFHVAGYEPSTEPPFVTLDMHGTNLADDTLAYTEHALRVAWHPSTISVERDNNVELEPWSADLSAVRRLAELSVSQRPGRLEERAHAP; encoded by the coding sequence ATGGTGAAGGTCGGCGTCAATTGGACCCGCGGTGTTCATCTGCCGCTCATCCAGCAAATGGTGGGCGGCAGGGTCGCCGACTTCGTCGAGGTCCTCATCGACAACTTCTTGCACGTGGAGCCACGCGCCATGGCCGAGGCCTTGGACGGCGTCCCGGTGGCCTTCCACATCATGCACTCGCGGTTCATGGAGCGCGGCCCCGAGGACCTCGCGTTCATGGCCGGCCGAATCCGCGCCCTCGCCCGCGAGCTAAAACCCATCTATATCTCCGATCACCTCCTTCGCTTTTCCATCGAGGGCCGCGAGCTCATTTATCTGCCGGAGCTCGACTACGGCCCCGCCTACGACGGCGCGCGGCGCGCGGTCCTCGCGTGGCAAGATCGGCTCGAGTCGCGGGTGCTCTTCGAGAACTACCCGTCGGTGTTCGACGCGGGGCACGAGCAGCCCGCCTTCCTCGAGAGCCTCCTACGCGACACCGGCGCCGGCCTGCTGTTCGACATTTCCAACGCGGTGTGCGCCCAACGCAATTGCGGATTGAGCCTCTCGGCGTGGGACCGCCTCGTTCGCGACACCGAGCACTTTCACGTGGCGGGCTACGAGCCATCGACCGAGCCCCCCTTCGTCACCCTCGACATGCACGGCACCAACCTCGCAGACGATACGCTCGCCTACACCGAGCACGCGCTCCGCGTCGCATGGCATCCGTCGACCATCAGCGTGGAACGTGACAACAACGTGGAGCTCGAACCGTGGAGCGCCGATCTTTCGGCCGTGCGCCGGCTCGCGGAGCTCTCGGTTTCGCAGCGGCCGGGGAGACTCGAGGAGCGCGCACATGCTCCGTGA